The nucleotide window AGTGGATTTTTACATCTGCATCAAACAGGTGCGAGGCAAATTTGGCATATACGCCTATGGGTATCCAGCGTTCGCCGAGGTTGAAGTCCAGCTCCTCAAATTCGATACGTCTTGGTCGGGCTTCCTCTAATACCGTAAGGCTTTGTTTGGCTTCCTTATCTTCGGGATTTTGTTCAACGTAGGTTCTGATTTCGTTAGCTTTTTCAACCACGTTACCAGCAATCCAGCGTTCGGCAATCTCGTACTCCCTTTCCAACGGATTGTAAAAAATACGACCGTGCAAATGCTCTTTCAGGGCATCGGCGGTCATATTGCTGATTTCGGACATATAGTCCAAATCAACCGTTCCGAATTTGTTCAGCGAGGAAGCTAATGCTTCCTGCGGATTGTCCGTTGCTAATGTTGTGGTCGAAAAACTTACGGGGTGGCTGAATATATCCGCTTTCTGAACGATACCGCCTTTTACACGCTCCAAATACGGGATTTCTTTTCCTGCACTATCCGTTTTAATCAGCTTGATATTATCGGCACTGTTCAGGTTGCTGTACTTTTTGACAAAGGTATCGTACAGGCTATTCAGTTTTTCCCTTTCTTCCTTATGCTCCGTTTGCTTTTCGGCTTCTTTTTGATACAGGTCGTTGTAGGTGTCACGTACAGCGATATAGGCTTCGGCTCTTGCTTTTTGGGCGGACGGTAGTTGCAACGGGTGGAACATTGCCGTTCCGTTTTCCTTATCTACCTCCTGCAAATGACCTACCCAGCCGTTATCCACGACAAGGCAGTCGTTACGGTGGTACGATTGCAATTCCTGACTGTACAAGCCAGGTTCGGGAATGGTATCGGGAACAGTCACGGGAATAGCTGGCTTATCAGCTTGGCCATTCCCGTTTTGTTGTGAAAATAAATCTCCGATTATTTCCCGTGTAATGCCGTTGGGTGGGGTTGCTCTATTGACCGCACCATTGGGAGCAGGAGGCGTGTAAGGCTGTTGCATCGCCCCACTGAATAAGTCCGTTTGCCTGTTGATAGGCGTTCTCCGTCTATTGGAGGTTTGCCTTTTGGTTCTCGTGGCTCTCTTGGGCGGAGCAAGAACGGCAACGGGTTCGCCAGCATTTTCAAACAGGTCGAAAATGCTTAACTGCGTAAATTCCTTTGGGCTTTCCGTTGCTATGGTTGTTTGCGTAAAACGAGGGCGTTCCGGCTGAATGATTTCACGCTCGATAACAGGAGGCGGAGGCGTTGGCTGTGCCGGAATTTGTACGATTGGCTCATCGTTCCGCTCGCCTTTGTACAAAGACAAATTCAGGTGCTTTCCAAAATCATCGGAAAGCATCTGTTTGAGATTTTTGGCAATGCCCTCAACGCCATCTTGGTGTGTATAGATTAAAGCAGGTTGCCCGTAAGGGTCGGTATCTACTTTCCAATGCGTATTTATAATTCTTGCACCGTCATCGAATATCGCATTGCTGGGTGTGCCATATCCCGTTTTGTTGCTTTGGCAAAACAGTTCTTCCGCTTCGGTCAGACTTTGTTTTGCGGTATTCTTTTGCAGGATTATCAGGTCGGAGCCGACCTCTGTACCTGCATAATCTGAAAACAGGTTATTGGGTAATCGGATAGCCGAAACCAAATTGTTGTTTTCCATTAACGCCCTGCGTATCGGCTCATTATTAGGACTGTTTAAAATCCCTTGTGAGGTAATGAACGCCTGTAAACCGCCCTCTCGGAGCATATCATTACCTTTCAAAAAGAAATAATTATGAATGCTTCGGGCAGCTTGTATTTTTGCAGGGTCTTTACTTCGGGAATACGAAAGGTCAAACACGGAGGTATCGCCGAAAGGGATATTGCTTGCGATTACATCATAGGTGTTTTGCTCCTTTTCGGGGATTTCTTCAAAGCCACTCACACGGATATTGCTTTCGGGATAAAGGTGCTTTAATATTTTGCCCGTTAGTATATCCTTTTCATAGGCGGTAACTTTGGTTTCGCTCTCTGCAAAGGACTGAACGAAAGACCCGATACCTGCGGAGGGTTCGAGAAATTTGTCAATGTTCACACCGCTATCCCTCAATGTGGAGGATATAGCGTTGATAACTTCCGGCGGTGTATAAAAAGCGGTCAGTACCGAGCTTCTCATACTATCCACATACCTGCGGTATTGCTTTTCGTCCGTAGAATTTTCTTTTAAAAGTTGGTGGAGTTCCTGCGTAATCGGGAATAAATCGTGTTCGGTTTTCCGCCAATGGTTGATGTCTATTTCGTGTTCTACGGGATTGAGAATGAATTTAAGACCGCCAAATCCGCTGTAACGCATCATACGCCGTCTTTCCTCTGCGGTCGCTTGTCGCTTCTCCTTTTCCAATGTAAAAGCAATCCGCAGGGCTTCAATATTGTGCTGGAGGTGCTGACGTTTACTGAAGCCCATTATCTTCAATCCATATTGCGATTGTTCCCGTCAGTTCGGTATAGAGGACATCAAACTCGTAACCGTAGGCGAAATCATCGGTTAGTTTATACTTTGCAAATACAGGCTCACAGATTGGAAACATTTTAAGGGCGAACGGTCGTAGTTCCTTGTCTGCCATAATGGTGGCGAACTCATTGCATACGACCTGAAAAACCGTATCAAACTTTGAGAAGTGCAAGCCCTCAAAGAGTATGTAATTGGCAATCTCATCACATTGGTCGATAGCATTGCCGGAGCGGAACGCACCCTCGTAGGCATTGGCAGCCCACGAGGAACGCTGGTCGATAAACTTTTGGTCGTTGGCTTTTTCGGGAAAGCTACTGTTAAGGTGTTCTTGCAGTCGTAAACGGAAATACGACAAGTCT belongs to Chryseobacterium gleum and includes:
- a CDS encoding DUF1896 domain-containing protein; protein product: MSTQQKDLSYFRLRLQEHLNSSFPEKANDQKFIDQRSSWAANAYEGAFRSGNAIDQCDEIANYILFEGLHFSKFDTVFQVVCNEFATIMADKELRPFALKMFPICEPVFAKYKLTDDFAYGYEFDVLYTELTGTIAIWIEDNGLQ